The window CAAATGAGACGCCATTGCCCTGCCCTGCAAGCCGTTTTGCAGAGGCCTGAAACAGGGTTTCCTCGCCCATCAAAGGGACAAATTGCTTGGGGTAGCTCTTGCGCGACAGAGGCCACAAGCGGGTGCCAGAGCCCCCGCAAAGAAGAATGGGGATAATTGGGGTCACAGGAAATACTCTATGAAACAGAAATTACAATGATATCGTTGGTAACGAAGCTTCGGATGTGAGGCAAGGAAGAGGAACAATTTGTCACTAATATTTCGCCTTTAGGGCGAAACTAGCGTGAAAATTCAGCAAAGGCTTTTTATCGGCATGGGGCTTGAGTTACCGCCCGCCTTTCAGTCATATTTTTATTCGCATCCGTGATGCTTGCAGCCTTACCATATCCAGTGGTCCGAATAGGGCATTAGTGCAGCGTAGATATAAAGGCGGGTTCCGTGCCTTGTGTCAGGTAAACCGCAGATAATATGCCCGTTGCATAGGCCCCGGTATCAATAGAAATTCGACCTCGAGATACGGTGGGCTTGTCTTGGATCACATGCCCATACGCAACCCACACGCCATCTTTGCGGAGCACCCTGTCAAAGTCGGGATGTCCCCATATCAGATCGTTGGGGGTCTGATATTCTGGCGCCACAGAAGGGTTTGCCCCGGCATGAGATACCAGAACATTCCCGGAGAGGTAGCTGGGCGAGAGCCTGTTCACAAACTCGACCAGCTCTGTTCCCATCTTAGCCAGCAGCGCGTCGCGGCACTCTGTCAGTGCTTTAGGTGTGGCTCCGGGGTGCACGCCGGCAATGCGAAAGGACGCGAGGGTTTGTAAGCCGCCATACTGGAGCCATCGGGGACCGTGACGCTCCGGATCCTCAAGAAATCGAAGCAGCATGTCTTCATGATTGCCACGCAGGCAAATCAAGTCCTGCTGCTCACACAGAAAACGCAGGACTTCTGCGCTGTCTTCCCCCCGGTCGATATAGTCTCCAACCAGGATCACCTGCGCATCAGAGGGCAGCTTTGCCAGCAGCCTGTGCAACAGATCTGCACATCCGTGTACGTCGCCGATGATGGCCAGGGGCCGGTCGGGGCAAGGCTGCGAAAAGCCAACAGTACC of the Pseudophaeobacter arcticus DSM 23566 genome contains:
- a CDS encoding metallophosphoesterase family protein; the protein is MQKLRGTVGFSQPCPDRPLAIIGDVHGCADLLHRLLAKLPSDAQVILVGDYIDRGEDSAEVLRFLCEQQDLICLRGNHEDMLLRFLEDPERHGPRWLQYGGLQTLASFRIAGVHPGATPKALTECRDALLAKMGTELVEFVNRLSPSYLSGNVLVSHAGANPSVAPEYQTPNDLIWGHPDFDRVLRKDGVWVAYGHVIQDKPTVSRGRISIDTGAYATGILSAVYLTQGTEPAFISTLH